One window of the Benincasa hispida cultivar B227 chromosome 3, ASM972705v1, whole genome shotgun sequence genome contains the following:
- the LOC120073911 gene encoding UDP-glycosyltransferase 87A1-like, with the protein MDSTIFETPQLTHFAALPYPGRGHINALMNFCKLLSLKNPDIQISFIISDEWLTFLAADPKPQNLYFVTFPNVIPSELGRAKDFPGFFRSVNTVMEPPIQTLLTHLHPLPSIIVADSFLTWAVRLGNRLNISVASFWPMSATVLSIYYHFDLLTENGHFPADLSERGEEIVDYIPGVSETRLAYLPTFFSGDGHEVIDLTLEAARSIDKAQFLISTSVYELEPFVIDILKLKFPFPVYTVGPCTPYFDAPNGCTDDYLRWLDSQAEGSVLYISQGSFLSVSRAQMDEIVAGVKASGVRFLWVARGDDVQLKGVGRETGMVVRWCNQLRVLCHSAVGGFWTHCGWNSTLEGVFAGVPMLTWPIFCDQVPNSKKIVEDWKVGVRLKAVGVGDLVTGEEIAEFVKRFMNSERVEGRKMRNRVMELREIFRRAVAKGGSSYSNIDEFLNHITAITA; encoded by the exons ATGGATTCCACCATTTTTGAAACTCCTCAACTCACCCACTTCGCGGCATTACCCTACCCCGGCAGAGGCCACATTAACGCCCTCATGAACTTCTGCAAGCTCCTCTCTCTAAAAAATCCCGACATTCAAATCTCCTTCATCATCTCCGACGAGTGGCTCACCTTCCTCGCCGCCGACCCCAAACCCCAAAATCTCTATTTCGTCACTTTCCCCAATGTCATCCCCTCTGAGCTTGGCCGCGCCAAGGACTTCCCTGGTTTCTTCCGATCAGTCAACACCGTAATGGAACCTCCAATTCAGACTCTGCTCACTCACCTCCACCCGTTGCCGTCGATCATCGTTGCTGATTCCTTCCTCACGTGGGCCGTTCGGTTAGGCAACCGCCTTAACATTTCGGTGGCTTCCTTCTGGCCCATGTCCGCTACAGTTCTCTCCATTTATTACCATTTCGACCTTCTTACAGAAAATGGGCATTTCCCGGCTGATCTCTCAG aGCGTGGTGAAGAGATTGTCGATTACATTCCCGGAGTTTCCGAGACTCGTCTTGCATATCTTCCCACTTTCTTCTCCGGCGATGGCCATGAAGTCATTGATTTAACATTGGAAGCTGCACGTTCTATTGACAAAGCTCAATTTCTCATCTCCACTTCTGTTTACGAGCTTGAACCCTTTGTAATCGATATTTTGAAACTGAAATTTCCATTTCCAGTTTACACAGTCGGACCCTGTACACCATATTTCGACGCCCCAAACGGCTGCACGGACGACTATCTTCGGTGGCTGGACTCCCAAGCAGAGGGCTCTGTTTTGTACATTTCGCAGGGGAGTTTTCTTTCAGTTTCAAGGGCGCAAATGGACGAGATCGTCGCCGGCGTGAAAGCCAGTGGCGTTCGGTTCTTGTGGGTGGCGCGCGGGGACGACGTCCAGTTGAAGGGCGTAGGTAGAGAAACGGGGATGGTGGTTCGATGGTGCAACCAATTGAGGGTTCTTTGCCATAGCGCCGTTGGGGGATTTTGGACTCACTGCGGTTGGAATTCGACTCTAGAAGGGGTTTTCGCGGGGGTTCCGATGCTGACGTGGCCGATATTCTGCGACCAAGTTCCGAACAGTAAGAAAATTGTGGAGGATTGGAAAGTTGGTGTGCGACTGAAAGCAGTTGGGGTTGGGGATTTGGTGACGGGAGAGGAAATTGCAGAGTTTGTGAAGAGATTTATGAACTCAGAGAGAGTTGAAGGAAGGAAGATGAGGAACAGAGTGATGGAATTGCGAGAAATTTTCCGACGAGCGGTGGCGAAAGGCGGTTCCTCTTATTCTAACATTGATGAATTTCTCAACCATATTACTGCTATTACTGCTTGA